One window from the genome of Hoplias malabaricus isolate fHopMal1 chromosome X2, fHopMal1.hap1, whole genome shotgun sequence encodes:
- the LOC136677133 gene encoding U5 small nuclear ribonucleoprotein TSSC4-like — translation MSELKVKDDTLNSLSNRDAVDVPDDLSLSDSDPEESSELFNRKVEDLSSSSGEEENATQGQAGPQGKPVFRLTGGSSGFTDRSRSIFDQLDSAAKLTSNQLADDNVLDGTFARPAPPSPPPSAKAKYERPSERTSKAPSAKVPDYLAHPERWTRYNLEDVPETSDKKNSQVAFEYIQGLQERRRSREATEEAFTPAFNQDHSSSSEHKIIFTRPSQGSKDVGQCSERLEQGKKNTVGLVHLDVGQEEEGGKVVSLSHKGEGGRKRKMVPAAEENPRNVPFNSGKKVNRKNFRKAAEEEEED, via the coding sequence ATGAGTGAGTTAAAGGTCAAGGATGATACTCTCAACAGCTTGTCCAATAGAGATGCTGTTGATGTGCCAGATGACCTTTCTCTGAGTGACTCAGATCCTGAAGAGTCTTCAGAGCTCTTTAACAGAAAGGTTGAGGACTTGTCTTCCTCCTCTGGGGAAGAGGAGAACGCTACCCAGGGTCAAGCTGGTCCTCAAGGAAAGCCTGTTTTCAGATTGACTGGTGGGAGTTCTGGATTCACAGACCGCAGCAGGAGCATCTTTGATCAGCTGGATAGTGCCGCAAAGCTCACTTCAAATCAGTTAGCCGATGACAATGTCCTTGACGGCACGTTTGCTCGGCCTGCCCCTCCCTCCCCACCACCGTCTGCTAAAGCGAAATACGAACGGCCATCAGAGAGAACCAGTAAAGCTCCTTCAGCTAAAGTCCCAGATTATCTGGCCCATCCTGAACGCTGGACCCGTTACAACCTGGAGGACGTCCCTGAGACCAGCGACAAAAAGAACAGCCAGGTGGCTTTTGAGTATATACAAGGGCTTCAGGAACGCAGAAGGTCCCGTGAGGCCACTGAAGAAGCCTTCACCCCTGCTTTTAACCAGGACCACAGCAGTAGCTCTGAGCATAAGATTATCTTCACCAGGCCCAGTCAAGGCTCCAAAGATGTAGGCCAGTGTAGTGAAAGGTTAGAGCAAGGTAAGAAGAACACAGTTGGCCTGGTCCACCTGGATGTTGGCCAGGAGGAAGAAGGGGGAAAGGTGGTCTCGCTAAGTCACAAGGGTGAAGGGGGGAGGAAAAGGAAAATGGTGCCAGCAGCAGAAGAAAATCCAAGAAATGTTCCCTTCAACAGTGGAAAGAAGGTGAATCGTAAGAACTTCCGCAAGGCTGctgaagaggaggaagaagactAG